The genomic DNA TTTAAATGAGTGGACACGCTACCGCCACGCCGCCTTCCGTCTCAAGGTAGGCCGACATAGGGCGTGAAGTAAGATATTCGCGTTCTACAATGACGTCGGCCGCCGCAAATCCTGCTCCGATATCGCCATAGAGAATTGCCGTGTGCCGCAAAATGTTGCCCTTTTCATGGAGGAGAGGCGATTCTGGCAAGAGTGCTTGGTGCATATCAAAAACACCTGGTAAGAGTTCATAGGTGACTTCAATGAGGCGCAAGGCTTCATCTGCTAAATCTTTCGTTTCAGCTGCTAGCACTGCGACCGAGTCGCCCACAAAACGCACTTTGTCACTACAGAGTACCGGTTGATCCTGAATGACAATGCCATAGGCATTCAGCCCCACAATGTCGGTATGAGTGAGCACCGCAACAACACCGGGCAGAGCCTTAGCCTTGCTGATGTCAATACTTTTGATGAGCGCATGGGGATGAGGGCTACGCAGGATACGCCCCCATAACATACCAGGGAATGTTAGGTCGGACATGTACCGCACTTCACCCGTCACTTTAGTCAGAGCATCTTGTCGCGGAATGGGCTTGCCTACCCATGTGAAAGTCATGCCCCATCTCTCCTTCGCTCAAGCTCTAACGCGCCAAGCAGCAGACTGAATTGCTTTTATAATTTTGGTGTACCCTGTGCAACGGCAGAGATTGCCCGCAATGGCGACTCTAATTTCGGCTTCGCTAGGTGTCGGGTTGTCGGACAGTAAGGCCTTGGCCGAGAGCAACATGCCTGGTGTACAGTAACCGCACTGTACTGCTCCTTCGTCAATAAATGCTTGCTGGAGTGGGTGCAGGGAGCTACCGGTCGCGAGGCCTTCGATAGTTTCGATATTTCTGCCTTCGACTTGGCCGACAAGGACAAGGCAAGCGTTAACTGCCTTACCATCTAAGAGTACGGTACAAGCGCCGCACTCACCCTGACCGCAACCCTCTTTAGTCCCCGTGAGGTCTAGTTCTTCGCGCACGACGTCGAGGAGACGGGCACTCGGCAACGCGTTGACTTCGACAGATTGATTGTTCACGACAAAGCGCACTATCGTTTTTTGCATGAGAAACCTCCTCGTTCTACTACTTGCGCACTAAAGTAAATTCGTACTTATCCCCGCGATAATACTGACGACCAAAATTGATGGCCCGGTCTGACTCATCATAGAGTACGCCTTCCATGAAAATCATGGGGGTGAAGTCGTCAACGCCGAGCAAAAGTGCTACTTCTGGTGGCGGCAGCACGGCATTGACTCGAGAGACAAACTGCTCTGGTTTATAGGGCGTAAACTGCCTTATAAACTCGGTCAGCGATTTGCACCAGCTTCTTCCCTTTAAGAGGGATTCATGGCCGAGCAGCC from Bacillota bacterium includes the following:
- a CDS encoding molybdopterin-dependent oxidoreductase; translated protein: MTFTWVGKPIPRQDALTKVTGEVRYMSDLTFPGMLWGRILRSPHPHALIKSIDISKAKALPGVVAVLTHTDIVGLNAYGIVIQDQPVLCSDKVRFVGDSVAVLAAETKDLADEALRLIEVTYELLPGVFDMHQALLPESPLLHEKGNILRHTAILYGDIGAGFAAADVIVEREYLTSRPMSAYLETEGGVAVACPLI
- a CDS encoding (2Fe-2S)-binding protein — its product is MQKTIVRFVVNNQSVEVNALPSARLLDVVREELDLTGTKEGCGQGECGACTVLLDGKAVNACLVLVGQVEGRNIETIEGLATGSSLHPLQQAFIDEGAVQCGYCTPGMLLSAKALLSDNPTPSEAEIRVAIAGNLCRCTGYTKIIKAIQSAAWRVRA